From Acipenser ruthenus chromosome 2, fAciRut3.2 maternal haplotype, whole genome shotgun sequence, a single genomic window includes:
- the LOC117412120 gene encoding uncharacterized protein LOC117412120 isoform X1, with translation MRRKVYNMRYENKKAQTAKPGQKRKTYVEHSSTKKTQHTLHEDVSVKIQPQSTEENDGDYVTQTTAAQLQKKLKDELLRKSPRYEVVKQLLDLDFPERKHFIKTVKGDVRLILEKYSCFHQPNHLQDEMSRHLQKSLEGLKAKWELEVNIILKYGEEKKLLNISLAWSLEKKTSEALQILPDLFAAGKSAPTGLKKSEMLLQFVDDLEKKEEAMQKSKKREVWLLGVPSHRKCFVLIKGQPLCELNSMVEAFFTLLSASYTFSVCYHECVGPAMMWLESAFLGDERVNTKDMTSCKKSIQSYLDFKEKLTSPCCSFW, from the exons ATGCGAAGAAAGGTCTACAACATGAGGTATGAAAACAAAAAGGCTCAAACAGCTAAACCAGGCCAGAAAAGGAAAACATATGTAGAACATTCTTCAACAAAG aaaacacAGCATACTTTGCATGAAGATGTTTCTGTGAAAATACAACCACAAAGTACAGAAGAAAATGACGGAGATTACG TAACACAAACAACCGCAGCACAGCTTCAGAAAAAGCTTAAAGATGAGCTGTTAAGGAAAAGTCCCCGTTATGAGGTTGTTAAGCAACTTCTTGACCTTGACTTTCCTGAACGGAAACACTTTATAAAGACTGTCAAAGGAGATGTTAGGCTCATATTGGAAAAGTATAGCTGCTTTCATCAGCCTAATCAT TTGCAGGATGAGATGAGCAGACATCTGCAAAAATCATTGGAAGGGTTAAAAGCAAAATGGGAACTTGAGGTCAACATTATCTTGAAGTACGGAGAAGAGAAAAAGCTTTTGAACATTAGCCTTGCATGGTCACTTG AGAAGAAGACAAGTGAGGCTCTACAGATCCTGCCAGATCTCTTTGCTGCAGGAAAATCTGCACCAACTGGCTTAAAAAAGAGTGAGATGCTACTGCAGTTTGTGGAC gaccTGGAAAAAAAGGAAGAGGCCATGCAGAAAAGCAAAAAGAGGGAAGTCTGGCTGTTGGGTGTGCCATCAcacagaaaatgttttgttttaattaaagggCAGCCCCTTTGTGAACTAAATTCAATGGTAGAGGCATTTTTCACTTTGCTTAGTGCCAGCTACACATTTTCAGTCTGCTACCATGAGTGTGTAGGACCAGCAATGATGTGGTTGGAGTCAGCATTCCTTGGAGATGAGAGGGTAAACACCAAGGACATGACCTCATGCAAGAAGTCAATTCAAAGTTATTTAGATTTCAAGGAAAAGCTCACAAGTCCATGTTGCAGTTTCTGGTAA
- the LOC117412120 gene encoding uncharacterized protein LOC117412120 isoform X2, whose protein sequence is MRRKVYNMRYENKKAQTAKPGQKRKTYVEHSSTKKTQHTLHEDVSVKIQPQSTEENDGDYVTQTTAAQLQKKLKDELLRKSPRYEVVKQLLDLDFPERKHFIKTVKGDVRLILEKYSCFHQPNHLQDEMSRHLQKSLEGLKAKWELEVNIILKYGEEKKLLNISLAWSLEKKTSEALQILPDLFAAGKSAPTGLKKSEMLLQFVDDLEKKEEAMQKSKKREVWLLGVPSHRKCFVLIKGQPLCELNSMVEAFFTLLSASYTFSVCYHECVGPAMMWLESAFLGDERVNTKDMTSCKKSIQSYLDFKEKLTSPCCSFW, encoded by the exons ATGCGAAGAAAGGTCTACAACATGAGGTATGAAAACAAAAAGGCTCAAACAGCTAAACCAGGCCAGAAAAGGAAAACATATGTAGAACATTCTTCAACAAAG aaaacacAGCATACTTTGCATGAAGATGTTTCTGTGAAAATACAACCACAAAGTACAGAAGAAAATGACGGAGATTACG TAACACAAACAACCGCAGCACAGCTTCAGAAAAAGCTTAAAGATGAGCTGTTAAGGAAAAGTCCCCGTTATGAGGTTGTTAAGCAACTTCTTGACCTTGACTTTCCTGAACGGAAACACTTTATAAAGACTGTCAAAGGAGATGTTAGGCTCATATTGGAAAAGTATAGCTGCTTTCATCAGCCTAATCAT TTGCAGGATGAGATGAGCAGACATCTGCAAAAATCATTGGAAGGGTTAAAAGCAAAATGGGAACTTGAGGTCAACATTATCTTGAAGTACGGAGAAGAGAAAAAGCTTTTGAACATTAGCCTTGCATGGTCACTTG AGAAGAAGACAAGTGAGGCTCTACAGATCCTGCCAGATCTCTTTGCTGCAGGAAAATCTGCACCAACTGGCTTAAAAAAGAGTGAGATGCTACTGCAGTTTGTGGAC gaccTGGAAAAAAAGGAAGAGGCCATGCAGAAAAGCAAAAAGAGGGAAGTCTGGCTGTTGGGTGTGCCATCAcacagaaaatgttttgttttaattaaagggCAGCCCCTTTGTGAACTAAATTCAATGGTAGAGGCATTTTTCACTTTGCTTAGTGCCAGCTACACATTTTCAGTCTGCTACCATGAGTGTGTAGGACCAGCAATGATGTGGTTGGAGTCAGCATTCCTTGGAGATGAGAGGGTAAACACCAAGGACATGACCTCATGCAAGAAGTCAATTCAAAGTTATTTAGATTTCAAGGAAAAGCTCACAAGTCCATGTTGCAGTTTCTG GTGA